The Gallus gallus isolate bGalGal1 chromosome 3, bGalGal1.mat.broiler.GRCg7b, whole genome shotgun sequence genome window below encodes:
- the ATL2 gene encoding atlastin-2 isoform X12 encodes MDTQGAFDSQSTIKDCATVFALSTMTSSVQVYNLSQNIQEDDLQHLQLFTEYGRLAMEEIYQKPFQTLMFLIRDWSYPYEHAYGLEGGKKFLEKRLQVKQNQHEELQNVRKHIHSCFSNLGCFLLPHPGLKVATNPNFDGRLNDIDEDFKKELRNLVPLLLAPENLVEKEISGSKVTCRDLVEYFKAYIKIYQGEELPHPKSMLQATAEANNLAAVAGAKDLYSKGMEQICGGDKPYIAPSDLERKHQDFKESAVKQFCSVKKMGGEEFCRRYQEQLEAEIDEIYANFVKHNDGKNIFYAARTPATLFAVMFAMYIISGLTGFLGMNSIATLCNLVLGMALISFCTWAYVKYSGEFREVGTAIDQIAEAIWEQVLKPMSDNLVEDHMRQSVRNSIKAGLTEQVSHHARLKTD; translated from the exons ATGGATACCCAAGGTGCCTTTGATAGCCAATCCACTATCAAAGACTGTGCAACGGTTTTTGCCCTGAGCACCATGACAAGTTCTGTCCAG GTATACAACTTGTCCCAGAATATTCAGGAAGATGACCTTCAACATTTGCAG TTGTTTACAGAATATGGAAGACTAGCTATGGAAGAAATTTACCAAAAGCCGTTTCAA ACACTGATGTTCTTAATTAGAGATTGGAGTTACCCTTATGAACATGCGTATGGcttggaaggaggaaaaaaattcctGGAGAAAAGATTGCAG gtaaAGCAGAACCAACATGAAGAGCTACAGAATGTAAGGAAGCATATTCACTCCTGTTTCAGTAACCTTGGCTGTTTCCTGTTGCCCCACCCTGGTCTTAAAGTTGCAACAAATCCAAATTTTGATGGGAGATTAAATG ATATAGATGAGGATTTTAAGAAAGAGCTGCGGAATTTGGTACCATTACTGCTTGCCCCTGAAAACTTGGTAGAAAAAGAGATTAGTGGATCCAAGGTGACCTGTAGAGATCTTGTAGAATACTTCAAG GCTTACATTAAAATCTATCAAGGAGAGGAGCTACCTCATCCAAAGTCTATGCTGcag GCAACAGCTGAGGCAAACAATCTTGCTGCTGTGGCAGGAGCAAAAGACTTGTACAGTAAAGGCATGGAGCAG ATTTGTGGAGGAGATAAGCCTTATATTGCCCCATCGGACCTTGAGCGAAAGCACCAGGATTTCAAAGAGTCAGCTGTCAAGCAGTTCTGCTCTGTGAAGAAGATGGGAGGGGAGGAGTTCTGTCGGCGCTACCAGGAACAGCTTGAGGCAGAAATCGACGAGATCTATGCAAACTTTGTGAAGCACAATGATggcaaaaacatattttacgCTGCTCGTACCCCTGCCACTCTATTTGCAGTCATGTTTGCCATGTATATAATCTCAGGACTGACTGGGTTCCTTGGTATGAACTCCATAGCTACCCTGTGTAATCTCGTGCTGGGGATGGCTCTTATATCCTTTTGTACTTGGGCATACGTTAAGTACTCTGGGGAATTCAGAGAAGTTGGAACAGCCATCGATCAGATCGCTGAAGCTATATGGGAACAG GTGTTGAAGCCCATGAGTGATAATTTGGTGGAGGATCATATGAGGCAGTCTGTTAGAAACTCTATCAAAGCAGGCCTGACCGAGCAGGTGTCTCACCATGCCAGACTAAAGACAGACTGA
- the ATL2 gene encoding atlastin-2 isoform X3, producing the protein MTKDIAKLSTSARNLPGLTQDPQPFRMGDCPAPQWQHAACSDSGKHYEEEEEEDALPDSDVMPDSDDEVDLDKPRPIQIVLAHEDDHNFELDEEALEKILLQEHIKDLNIVVVSVAGAFRKGKSFLLDFMLRYMYNRTSPCWIGGNTEPLTGFTWRGGCERETTGIQIWSEVFVIDKPNGTKVAVLLMDTQGAFDSQSTIKDCATVFALSTMTSSVQVYNLSQNIQEDDLQHLQLFTEYGRLAMEEIYQKPFQTLMFLIRDWSYPYEHAYGLEGGKKFLEKRLQVKQNQHEELQNVRKHIHSCFSNLGCFLLPHPGLKVATNPNFDGRLNDIDEDFKKELRNLVPLLLAPENLVEKEISGSKVTCRDLVEYFKAYIKIYQGEELPHPKSMLQATAEANNLAAVAGAKDLYSKGMEQICGGDKPYIAPSDLERKHQDFKESAVKQFCSVKKMGGEEFCRRYQEQLEAEIDEIYANFVKHNDGKNIFYAARTPATLFAVMFAMYIISGLTGFLGMNSIATLCNLVLGMALISFCTWAYVKYSGEFREVGTAIDQIAEAIWEQVLKPMSDNLVEDHMRQSVRNSIKAGLTEQVSHHARLKTD; encoded by the exons GTAAGCAttatgaggaggaagaagaggaggatgcCCTACCTGACTCAGATGTCATGCCAGATTCAGATGACGAGGTGGATTTGGATAAGCCGCGCCCCATACAGATTGTTCTCGCTCATGAAGATGACCATAACTTTGAATTAGATGAAGAAGCATTGGAAAAAATCTTGCTTCAGGAGCACATCAAAGATCTTAACATAGTAGTTGTGTCTGTAGCAGGAGCTTTCCgcaaaggaaaatcttttctgCTGGACTTCATGCTTAGATACATGTATAACAGG ACTTCTCCTTGCTGGATAGGTGGAAACACTGAGCCTTTGACTGGGTTTACATGGAGAGGTGGATGTGAACGGGAAACCACTGGCATCCAGATCTGGAGTGAAGTGTTTGTAATTGATAAACCCAATGGAACGAAG GTTGCTGTACTACTCATGGATACCCAAGGTGCCTTTGATAGCCAATCCACTATCAAAGACTGTGCAACGGTTTTTGCCCTGAGCACCATGACAAGTTCTGTCCAG GTATACAACTTGTCCCAGAATATTCAGGAAGATGACCTTCAACATTTGCAG TTGTTTACAGAATATGGAAGACTAGCTATGGAAGAAATTTACCAAAAGCCGTTTCAA ACACTGATGTTCTTAATTAGAGATTGGAGTTACCCTTATGAACATGCGTATGGcttggaaggaggaaaaaaattcctGGAGAAAAGATTGCAG gtaaAGCAGAACCAACATGAAGAGCTACAGAATGTAAGGAAGCATATTCACTCCTGTTTCAGTAACCTTGGCTGTTTCCTGTTGCCCCACCCTGGTCTTAAAGTTGCAACAAATCCAAATTTTGATGGGAGATTAAATG ATATAGATGAGGATTTTAAGAAAGAGCTGCGGAATTTGGTACCATTACTGCTTGCCCCTGAAAACTTGGTAGAAAAAGAGATTAGTGGATCCAAGGTGACCTGTAGAGATCTTGTAGAATACTTCAAG GCTTACATTAAAATCTATCAAGGAGAGGAGCTACCTCATCCAAAGTCTATGCTGcag GCAACAGCTGAGGCAAACAATCTTGCTGCTGTGGCAGGAGCAAAAGACTTGTACAGTAAAGGCATGGAGCAG ATTTGTGGAGGAGATAAGCCTTATATTGCCCCATCGGACCTTGAGCGAAAGCACCAGGATTTCAAAGAGTCAGCTGTCAAGCAGTTCTGCTCTGTGAAGAAGATGGGAGGGGAGGAGTTCTGTCGGCGCTACCAGGAACAGCTTGAGGCAGAAATCGACGAGATCTATGCAAACTTTGTGAAGCACAATGATggcaaaaacatattttacgCTGCTCGTACCCCTGCCACTCTATTTGCAGTCATGTTTGCCATGTATATAATCTCAGGACTGACTGGGTTCCTTGGTATGAACTCCATAGCTACCCTGTGTAATCTCGTGCTGGGGATGGCTCTTATATCCTTTTGTACTTGGGCATACGTTAAGTACTCTGGGGAATTCAGAGAAGTTGGAACAGCCATCGATCAGATCGCTGAAGCTATATGGGAACAG GTGTTGAAGCCCATGAGTGATAATTTGGTGGAGGATCATATGAGGCAGTCTGTTAGAAACTCTATCAAAGCAGGCCTGACCGAGCAGGTGTCTCACCATGCCAGACTAAAGACAGACTGA
- the ATL2 gene encoding atlastin-2 isoform X7 has product MAERDAARRAGSTRQRPEPAGKHYEEEEEEDALPDSDVMPDSDDEVDLDKPRPIQIVLAHEDDHNFELDEEALEKILLQEHIKDLNIVVVSVAGAFRKGKSFLLDFMLRYMYNRTSPCWIGGNTEPLTGFTWRGGCERETTGIQIWSEVFVIDKPNGTKVAVLLMDTQGAFDSQSTIKDCATVFALSTMTSSVQVYNLSQNIQEDDLQHLQLFTEYGRLAMEEIYQKPFQTLMFLIRDWSYPYEHAYGLEGGKKFLEKRLQVKQNQHEELQNVRKHIHSCFSNLGCFLLPHPGLKVATNPNFDGRLNDIDEDFKKELRNLVPLLLAPENLVEKEISGSKVTCRDLVEYFKAYIKIYQGEELPHPKSMLQATAEANNLAAVAGAKDLYSKGMEQICGGDKPYIAPSDLERKHQDFKESAVKQFCSVKKMGGEEFCRRYQEQLEAEIDEIYANFVKHNDGKNIFYAARTPATLFAVMFAMYIISGLTGFLGMNSIATLCNLVLGMALISFCTWAYVKYSGEFREVGTAIDQIAEAIWEQVLKPMSDNLVEDHMRQSVRNSIKAGLTEQVSHHARLKTD; this is encoded by the exons GTAAGCAttatgaggaggaagaagaggaggatgcCCTACCTGACTCAGATGTCATGCCAGATTCAGATGACGAGGTGGATTTGGATAAGCCGCGCCCCATACAGATTGTTCTCGCTCATGAAGATGACCATAACTTTGAATTAGATGAAGAAGCATTGGAAAAAATCTTGCTTCAGGAGCACATCAAAGATCTTAACATAGTAGTTGTGTCTGTAGCAGGAGCTTTCCgcaaaggaaaatcttttctgCTGGACTTCATGCTTAGATACATGTATAACAGG ACTTCTCCTTGCTGGATAGGTGGAAACACTGAGCCTTTGACTGGGTTTACATGGAGAGGTGGATGTGAACGGGAAACCACTGGCATCCAGATCTGGAGTGAAGTGTTTGTAATTGATAAACCCAATGGAACGAAG GTTGCTGTACTACTCATGGATACCCAAGGTGCCTTTGATAGCCAATCCACTATCAAAGACTGTGCAACGGTTTTTGCCCTGAGCACCATGACAAGTTCTGTCCAG GTATACAACTTGTCCCAGAATATTCAGGAAGATGACCTTCAACATTTGCAG TTGTTTACAGAATATGGAAGACTAGCTATGGAAGAAATTTACCAAAAGCCGTTTCAA ACACTGATGTTCTTAATTAGAGATTGGAGTTACCCTTATGAACATGCGTATGGcttggaaggaggaaaaaaattcctGGAGAAAAGATTGCAG gtaaAGCAGAACCAACATGAAGAGCTACAGAATGTAAGGAAGCATATTCACTCCTGTTTCAGTAACCTTGGCTGTTTCCTGTTGCCCCACCCTGGTCTTAAAGTTGCAACAAATCCAAATTTTGATGGGAGATTAAATG ATATAGATGAGGATTTTAAGAAAGAGCTGCGGAATTTGGTACCATTACTGCTTGCCCCTGAAAACTTGGTAGAAAAAGAGATTAGTGGATCCAAGGTGACCTGTAGAGATCTTGTAGAATACTTCAAG GCTTACATTAAAATCTATCAAGGAGAGGAGCTACCTCATCCAAAGTCTATGCTGcag GCAACAGCTGAGGCAAACAATCTTGCTGCTGTGGCAGGAGCAAAAGACTTGTACAGTAAAGGCATGGAGCAG ATTTGTGGAGGAGATAAGCCTTATATTGCCCCATCGGACCTTGAGCGAAAGCACCAGGATTTCAAAGAGTCAGCTGTCAAGCAGTTCTGCTCTGTGAAGAAGATGGGAGGGGAGGAGTTCTGTCGGCGCTACCAGGAACAGCTTGAGGCAGAAATCGACGAGATCTATGCAAACTTTGTGAAGCACAATGATggcaaaaacatattttacgCTGCTCGTACCCCTGCCACTCTATTTGCAGTCATGTTTGCCATGTATATAATCTCAGGACTGACTGGGTTCCTTGGTATGAACTCCATAGCTACCCTGTGTAATCTCGTGCTGGGGATGGCTCTTATATCCTTTTGTACTTGGGCATACGTTAAGTACTCTGGGGAATTCAGAGAAGTTGGAACAGCCATCGATCAGATCGCTGAAGCTATATGGGAACAG GTGTTGAAGCCCATGAGTGATAATTTGGTGGAGGATCATATGAGGCAGTCTGTTAGAAACTCTATCAAAGCAGGCCTGACCGAGCAGGTGTCTCACCATGCCAGACTAAAGACAGACTGA
- the ATL2 gene encoding atlastin-2 isoform X10 translates to MPGRDSAVVESKHYEEEEEEDALPDSDVMPDSDDEVDLDKPRPIQIVLAHEDDHNFELDEEALEKILLQEHIKDLNIVVVSVAGAFRKGKSFLLDFMLRYMYNRTSPCWIGGNTEPLTGFTWRGGCERETTGIQIWSEVFVIDKPNGTKVAVLLMDTQGAFDSQSTIKDCATVFALSTMTSSVQVYNLSQNIQEDDLQHLQLFTEYGRLAMEEIYQKPFQTLMFLIRDWSYPYEHAYGLEGGKKFLEKRLQVKQNQHEELQNVRKHIHSCFSNLGCFLLPHPGLKVATNPNFDGRLNDIDEDFKKELRNLVPLLLAPENLVEKEISGSKVTCRDLVEYFKAYIKIYQGEELPHPKSMLQATAEANNLAAVAGAKDLYSKGMEQICGGDKPYIAPSDLERKHQDFKESAVKQFCSVKKMGGEEFCRRYQEQLEAEIDEIYANFVKHNDGKNIFYAARTPATLFAVMFAMYIISGLTGFLGMNSIATLCNLVLGMALISFCTWAYVKYSGEFREVGTAIDQIAEAIWEQVLKPMSDNLVEDHMRQSVRNSIKAGLTEQVSHHARLKTD, encoded by the exons aTGCCTGGCAGAGACTCAGCAGTGGTGGAGA GTAAGCAttatgaggaggaagaagaggaggatgcCCTACCTGACTCAGATGTCATGCCAGATTCAGATGACGAGGTGGATTTGGATAAGCCGCGCCCCATACAGATTGTTCTCGCTCATGAAGATGACCATAACTTTGAATTAGATGAAGAAGCATTGGAAAAAATCTTGCTTCAGGAGCACATCAAAGATCTTAACATAGTAGTTGTGTCTGTAGCAGGAGCTTTCCgcaaaggaaaatcttttctgCTGGACTTCATGCTTAGATACATGTATAACAGG ACTTCTCCTTGCTGGATAGGTGGAAACACTGAGCCTTTGACTGGGTTTACATGGAGAGGTGGATGTGAACGGGAAACCACTGGCATCCAGATCTGGAGTGAAGTGTTTGTAATTGATAAACCCAATGGAACGAAG GTTGCTGTACTACTCATGGATACCCAAGGTGCCTTTGATAGCCAATCCACTATCAAAGACTGTGCAACGGTTTTTGCCCTGAGCACCATGACAAGTTCTGTCCAG GTATACAACTTGTCCCAGAATATTCAGGAAGATGACCTTCAACATTTGCAG TTGTTTACAGAATATGGAAGACTAGCTATGGAAGAAATTTACCAAAAGCCGTTTCAA ACACTGATGTTCTTAATTAGAGATTGGAGTTACCCTTATGAACATGCGTATGGcttggaaggaggaaaaaaattcctGGAGAAAAGATTGCAG gtaaAGCAGAACCAACATGAAGAGCTACAGAATGTAAGGAAGCATATTCACTCCTGTTTCAGTAACCTTGGCTGTTTCCTGTTGCCCCACCCTGGTCTTAAAGTTGCAACAAATCCAAATTTTGATGGGAGATTAAATG ATATAGATGAGGATTTTAAGAAAGAGCTGCGGAATTTGGTACCATTACTGCTTGCCCCTGAAAACTTGGTAGAAAAAGAGATTAGTGGATCCAAGGTGACCTGTAGAGATCTTGTAGAATACTTCAAG GCTTACATTAAAATCTATCAAGGAGAGGAGCTACCTCATCCAAAGTCTATGCTGcag GCAACAGCTGAGGCAAACAATCTTGCTGCTGTGGCAGGAGCAAAAGACTTGTACAGTAAAGGCATGGAGCAG ATTTGTGGAGGAGATAAGCCTTATATTGCCCCATCGGACCTTGAGCGAAAGCACCAGGATTTCAAAGAGTCAGCTGTCAAGCAGTTCTGCTCTGTGAAGAAGATGGGAGGGGAGGAGTTCTGTCGGCGCTACCAGGAACAGCTTGAGGCAGAAATCGACGAGATCTATGCAAACTTTGTGAAGCACAATGATggcaaaaacatattttacgCTGCTCGTACCCCTGCCACTCTATTTGCAGTCATGTTTGCCATGTATATAATCTCAGGACTGACTGGGTTCCTTGGTATGAACTCCATAGCTACCCTGTGTAATCTCGTGCTGGGGATGGCTCTTATATCCTTTTGTACTTGGGCATACGTTAAGTACTCTGGGGAATTCAGAGAAGTTGGAACAGCCATCGATCAGATCGCTGAAGCTATATGGGAACAG GTGTTGAAGCCCATGAGTGATAATTTGGTGGAGGATCATATGAGGCAGTCTGTTAGAAACTCTATCAAAGCAGGCCTGACCGAGCAGGTGTCTCACCATGCCAGACTAAAGACAGACTGA
- the ATL2 gene encoding atlastin-2 isoform X6, translated as MAERDAARRAGSTRQRPEPAGKHYEEEEEEDALPDSDVMPDSDDEVDLDKPRPIQIVLAHEDDHNFELDEEALEKILLQEHIKDLNIVVVSVAGAFRKGKSFLLDFMLRYMYNRTSPCWIGGNTEPLTGFTWRGGCERETTGIQIWSEVFVIDKPNGTKVAVLLMDTQGAFDSQSTIKDCATVFALSTMTSSVQVYNLSQNIQEDDLQHLQLFTEYGRLAMEEIYQKPFQTLMFLIRDWSYPYEHAYGLEGGKKFLEKRLQVKQNQHEELQNVRKHIHSCFSNLGCFLLPHPGLKVATNPNFDGRLNDIDEDFKKELRNLVPLLLAPENLVEKEISGSKVTCRDLVEYFKAYIKIYQGEELPHPKSMLQATAEANNLAAVAGAKDLYSKGMEQICGGDKPYIAPSDLERKHQDFKESAVKQFCSVKKMGGEEFCRRYQEQLEAEIDEIYANFVKHNDGKNIFYAARTPATLFAVMFAMYIISGLTGFLGMNSIATLCNLVLGMALISFCTWAYVKYSGEFREVGTAIDQIAEAIWEQRNPRKVFFKLFEVLRCRTIRRALTSVPRQRLSSNNNKKKN; from the exons GTAAGCAttatgaggaggaagaagaggaggatgcCCTACCTGACTCAGATGTCATGCCAGATTCAGATGACGAGGTGGATTTGGATAAGCCGCGCCCCATACAGATTGTTCTCGCTCATGAAGATGACCATAACTTTGAATTAGATGAAGAAGCATTGGAAAAAATCTTGCTTCAGGAGCACATCAAAGATCTTAACATAGTAGTTGTGTCTGTAGCAGGAGCTTTCCgcaaaggaaaatcttttctgCTGGACTTCATGCTTAGATACATGTATAACAGG ACTTCTCCTTGCTGGATAGGTGGAAACACTGAGCCTTTGACTGGGTTTACATGGAGAGGTGGATGTGAACGGGAAACCACTGGCATCCAGATCTGGAGTGAAGTGTTTGTAATTGATAAACCCAATGGAACGAAG GTTGCTGTACTACTCATGGATACCCAAGGTGCCTTTGATAGCCAATCCACTATCAAAGACTGTGCAACGGTTTTTGCCCTGAGCACCATGACAAGTTCTGTCCAG GTATACAACTTGTCCCAGAATATTCAGGAAGATGACCTTCAACATTTGCAG TTGTTTACAGAATATGGAAGACTAGCTATGGAAGAAATTTACCAAAAGCCGTTTCAA ACACTGATGTTCTTAATTAGAGATTGGAGTTACCCTTATGAACATGCGTATGGcttggaaggaggaaaaaaattcctGGAGAAAAGATTGCAG gtaaAGCAGAACCAACATGAAGAGCTACAGAATGTAAGGAAGCATATTCACTCCTGTTTCAGTAACCTTGGCTGTTTCCTGTTGCCCCACCCTGGTCTTAAAGTTGCAACAAATCCAAATTTTGATGGGAGATTAAATG ATATAGATGAGGATTTTAAGAAAGAGCTGCGGAATTTGGTACCATTACTGCTTGCCCCTGAAAACTTGGTAGAAAAAGAGATTAGTGGATCCAAGGTGACCTGTAGAGATCTTGTAGAATACTTCAAG GCTTACATTAAAATCTATCAAGGAGAGGAGCTACCTCATCCAAAGTCTATGCTGcag GCAACAGCTGAGGCAAACAATCTTGCTGCTGTGGCAGGAGCAAAAGACTTGTACAGTAAAGGCATGGAGCAG ATTTGTGGAGGAGATAAGCCTTATATTGCCCCATCGGACCTTGAGCGAAAGCACCAGGATTTCAAAGAGTCAGCTGTCAAGCAGTTCTGCTCTGTGAAGAAGATGGGAGGGGAGGAGTTCTGTCGGCGCTACCAGGAACAGCTTGAGGCAGAAATCGACGAGATCTATGCAAACTTTGTGAAGCACAATGATggcaaaaacatattttacgCTGCTCGTACCCCTGCCACTCTATTTGCAGTCATGTTTGCCATGTATATAATCTCAGGACTGACTGGGTTCCTTGGTATGAACTCCATAGCTACCCTGTGTAATCTCGTGCTGGGGATGGCTCTTATATCCTTTTGTACTTGGGCATACGTTAAGTACTCTGGGGAATTCAGAGAAGTTGGAACAGCCATCGATCAGATCGCTGAAGCTATATGGGAACAG AGGAATCccaggaag GTGTTTTTCAAACTCTTTGAAGTCCTTAGATGCCGAACAATTCGCCGTGCTCTTACATCAGTGCCACGACAGCGACTCTCATCCAAcaataacaagaagaaaaactag
- the ATL2 gene encoding atlastin-2 isoform X2, translating into MTKDIAKLSTSARNLPGLTQDPQPFRMGDCPAPQWQHAACSDSGKHYEEEEEEDALPDSDVMPDSDDEVDLDKPRPIQIVLAHEDDHNFELDEEALEKILLQEHIKDLNIVVVSVAGAFRKGKSFLLDFMLRYMYNRTSPCWIGGNTEPLTGFTWRGGCERETTGIQIWSEVFVIDKPNGTKVAVLLMDTQGAFDSQSTIKDCATVFALSTMTSSVQVYNLSQNIQEDDLQHLQLFTEYGRLAMEEIYQKPFQTLMFLIRDWSYPYEHAYGLEGGKKFLEKRLQVKQNQHEELQNVRKHIHSCFSNLGCFLLPHPGLKVATNPNFDGRLNDIDEDFKKELRNLVPLLLAPENLVEKEISGSKVTCRDLVEYFKAYIKIYQGEELPHPKSMLQATAEANNLAAVAGAKDLYSKGMEQICGGDKPYIAPSDLERKHQDFKESAVKQFCSVKKMGGEEFCRRYQEQLEAEIDEIYANFVKHNDGKNIFYAARTPATLFAVMFAMYIISGLTGFLGMNSIATLCNLVLGMALISFCTWAYVKYSGEFREVGTAIDQIAEAIWEQRNPRKVFFKLFEVLRCRTIRRALTSVPRQRLSSNNNKKKN; encoded by the exons GTAAGCAttatgaggaggaagaagaggaggatgcCCTACCTGACTCAGATGTCATGCCAGATTCAGATGACGAGGTGGATTTGGATAAGCCGCGCCCCATACAGATTGTTCTCGCTCATGAAGATGACCATAACTTTGAATTAGATGAAGAAGCATTGGAAAAAATCTTGCTTCAGGAGCACATCAAAGATCTTAACATAGTAGTTGTGTCTGTAGCAGGAGCTTTCCgcaaaggaaaatcttttctgCTGGACTTCATGCTTAGATACATGTATAACAGG ACTTCTCCTTGCTGGATAGGTGGAAACACTGAGCCTTTGACTGGGTTTACATGGAGAGGTGGATGTGAACGGGAAACCACTGGCATCCAGATCTGGAGTGAAGTGTTTGTAATTGATAAACCCAATGGAACGAAG GTTGCTGTACTACTCATGGATACCCAAGGTGCCTTTGATAGCCAATCCACTATCAAAGACTGTGCAACGGTTTTTGCCCTGAGCACCATGACAAGTTCTGTCCAG GTATACAACTTGTCCCAGAATATTCAGGAAGATGACCTTCAACATTTGCAG TTGTTTACAGAATATGGAAGACTAGCTATGGAAGAAATTTACCAAAAGCCGTTTCAA ACACTGATGTTCTTAATTAGAGATTGGAGTTACCCTTATGAACATGCGTATGGcttggaaggaggaaaaaaattcctGGAGAAAAGATTGCAG gtaaAGCAGAACCAACATGAAGAGCTACAGAATGTAAGGAAGCATATTCACTCCTGTTTCAGTAACCTTGGCTGTTTCCTGTTGCCCCACCCTGGTCTTAAAGTTGCAACAAATCCAAATTTTGATGGGAGATTAAATG ATATAGATGAGGATTTTAAGAAAGAGCTGCGGAATTTGGTACCATTACTGCTTGCCCCTGAAAACTTGGTAGAAAAAGAGATTAGTGGATCCAAGGTGACCTGTAGAGATCTTGTAGAATACTTCAAG GCTTACATTAAAATCTATCAAGGAGAGGAGCTACCTCATCCAAAGTCTATGCTGcag GCAACAGCTGAGGCAAACAATCTTGCTGCTGTGGCAGGAGCAAAAGACTTGTACAGTAAAGGCATGGAGCAG ATTTGTGGAGGAGATAAGCCTTATATTGCCCCATCGGACCTTGAGCGAAAGCACCAGGATTTCAAAGAGTCAGCTGTCAAGCAGTTCTGCTCTGTGAAGAAGATGGGAGGGGAGGAGTTCTGTCGGCGCTACCAGGAACAGCTTGAGGCAGAAATCGACGAGATCTATGCAAACTTTGTGAAGCACAATGATggcaaaaacatattttacgCTGCTCGTACCCCTGCCACTCTATTTGCAGTCATGTTTGCCATGTATATAATCTCAGGACTGACTGGGTTCCTTGGTATGAACTCCATAGCTACCCTGTGTAATCTCGTGCTGGGGATGGCTCTTATATCCTTTTGTACTTGGGCATACGTTAAGTACTCTGGGGAATTCAGAGAAGTTGGAACAGCCATCGATCAGATCGCTGAAGCTATATGGGAACAG AGGAATCccaggaag GTGTTTTTCAAACTCTTTGAAGTCCTTAGATGCCGAACAATTCGCCGTGCTCTTACATCAGTGCCACGACAGCGACTCTCATCCAAcaataacaagaagaaaaactag